The following nucleotide sequence is from Siniperca chuatsi isolate FFG_IHB_CAS linkage group LG2, ASM2008510v1, whole genome shotgun sequence.
AAATATTATTGTGGTAGTCTTTTTGTGGGCTTCACAGACCAAATGTATCTTACTCACATGTCTTGTACCACAATGTACTGATGTGGAATAAGCCCATCCACACCGTTATGTCGGCCCTCCCACCAGTCCTCAGAGGCTCGCAGGTAGAGTAACAGAGAGGCTCCTTTCTTGAAGGAAAGCTCTCTAGGACTTCGGCCCACATAGTCAAACTTTGCTATGGCCTCGATCTGCTCCAACTCTGCAATACAAAGAATACAAAGTACAATACAAAGAAATGTGACAGAATCCAATTTGAGACTTCTTATTATTTCAGCTCATACAGGTATGGCTGCAGTCCTTACAGTGGTGACTCACCTTCATCACTAGTGTTGGGTCCGGTACCATTGTCTACCTCATCAAGAGCTCCTGGCTCACTGTGGGGGCTTTCACTGAATGAAGAAATATGGAGTCAAACAGTCAGAAACACAAAAGAACAGACCAGTATGATTTTAGTGTTTCTCAGTTGTTGACAGCAAATTTTTTCGAAATTTCAtcccattttattttcaaattcttaagcacaaaaactaaatacagaaaatgaaaacaaaacccaaatcACCTGCCAAATGAAATGTGAGATTCACAATTGAATTTTGCATCCAAATAATAAATGCACAGTAGAATATTTGTAAGACCCAACTGAACACCTAAATGGTATAAATATGGTTAGAGTATGGTTATTGGTCTACTAGAACATACAATTAACaaacaaatactgaaaaaaataaaaaacaaaatactgctGCTTTATAGTGTCCtacaaacaagacacacaatAGAAGAAACTATAGAAAACAGGCCTACTGTGTACTAGGTAAAAAGGCTACGTCCTATCTTGGGTTTCTGTCTGGCCACAAGATCATGTCCACAGCACagccttttttcatttttttaccTAAGAGGTGGATAAAATATCACATGGTATAATCTGTCCTCAGCTCAATTTTTCACTCCATAAGCACTTTCTACATAACCAgaagatatttcagtatttaaaaatgtgccaAATGCATGCATTATGCATATTGTCTAAGCCTTTAAGTTAgggtaaaaagtagaaaatgtatattttttctgttaagTTGAACAACTGAGAAAAATGGGtggtaaatggctgcatatAAGTAGAGCTTTTATCCAATGGGCTTCACATGCTGGGGATCAAACTGCCAACCTTATGATTAGTGGACTCTACCTGAGCCACAGTTGCCCCATAAACTTTACACTGACACATGTTGGACACCTTGTCTTGCACTTACCAGTACTCTTCCCCACCAGCCATGCACTTTTCATACACAGGTCCCTCCAACTCACGCTGGGTCGGGAAGATGGCCTCATGGTGGATGATAATGGTCTTAATGACCTCGTTAACATGCGCCTGGCAGGACACAGGGTCCTGCTCATCTGGTATTGGCATCAATGTGGGGCCAAAGCAAATAGCCAGGTTGTAGGGGTCCATCATGTTCTCATCACTGTACTgagaaagactagaaagacaGATGCCATTATATCTCATTTCTAAGTGTCAAACAAGTAAAATTTGTTGTGATACGACTTACTGATTTAGAAATGCAAACAGGTATCTCATGACGATGATCACAGGCCGCTGAAGAGTCACAATTATCTGCTGAAGGTGATGAGCTCTTTCTGGACCTGAGTCAAGCTCTGAAGTAaatagaaagaaacaaagaaagagtgaaaaaatTATGTAAAGGTACACTAAATAAAAAACCTTACATTGTTCAGATGTTTTCCTGGAATGTGACTCACTGGTTGTGGACATGAGGTCGAGGAAACGCTCTTTAGGGAACAGCGGGTTTTCCAGCCCCCTGAAGTAGAGCTTAAGAACGCCTGCCACAGAGTTGATGTCATGATCACTCTGATCATCCACCAGAGGATCCTCTCCTATATACATAGCATACATTTAATCCATTCATTAATCTTCACTGTTATCAGTGTTCATGTAACATGGCACTGAGGcagttatgtatgtatatttcaaGTTGGGAAGTTAATATAAACATTGAGAGTGCAGTTATGTTTCCTCAATTATTATTACTCCAAGATGCTGATCTTATGTATGTTATGCATCGTTTGTCCATTACAGGGTTACATGTGACACATGGGGTCTTTATATGCACTTGGCCCGTGCAAGAGACTGTGGCTtttgaggtggacaaaacacaatttaaaataaatcaagaggAGATGTCGCACTGGGACTAACCTCTTTCAAATGCATTCTTAATATCGTTGACTTCGACCTGGGAGCCTGGAACTCGAAATATACCTTGCTGCTGAAGACCTGTGGACAAATAGAGGCATTAgtgtaaaatagaaaaaaaaatggggaGGGGGGGTATCAGTACAAatgtcatttcttttcatttctttgcaCATTTACTATATACGAATAGTAACTGGTCCTCACAGTATGGGCACAGCACTTAAAGCCAGAAAGTTAAAGCACATAAACAAACCAACCCAATAACAAATGTTAGTTTAGGCTTCATTGTGAGAGTgtggtatgtactgtatgtatgtgacaAATGGTGTGAGTCTGCATATGAAAGACCAGAGCAGTCTGcagcagcaaaaaataaatgaaagaaggTGTTATGAGATTAAGGCTGCCCCCTTCTAGAAGATTTCCCGACTAATTAATCATTAAGGTCTTAGTTGACATTTTTAGTGaattagttgttttttctgGTCCTTTTTAtgggaaattaaatatttgcttttaGTCATTACTGGATGAAATGATAATCACATGTCTGTCTTCACTATAATATTCACAAGCACGCTTTTGTCATTAATAAGCACATGATTTTATGAGATTCTTCAGCATGACTGCATTCTGTTGCAAAGGgacaataaaactgaataaataatttGACAGATTTTGTCAGCTAATTCAACAAATGCTATTATTTAGGCTATTTTCAACCAAGCAGTTCCAAGAACTATGGACTAAGAACTAAGAACATAAACTGTATGAGTCCCTCACACAACTGCTCAACAAAAATGTTAGCTTATataaaaagagggagagacagagtaTGACAAAGCAGAGGTTACTGTGTGTGCACTAATTTTGTATGGAAAGAGAACATATGGAACAGGAACCTACCATAAAGATTGATGTATCGAACGCAACTCTCAACCACCACTGGTATAGGCTGCCCTGAGTCCTACCAGACAGATTCAAATAATCATTATTCGAAgcacataaacagaaaataatagaaaacaaaTAGTCATGAGTTGAAAGAACATTATAATGTTATAAtcatttaatgatttttttaaataactgatgATAAgtgtataaaacaaaaataagactcGTGTTAGTGTTTGTGCTACCatatattactattactacagTATTTTCACAGGATTGCCAACAGGACAGAGGCACAGAAATGTTGGTTAGCATACTGAACACAATGTGATGAACCCGCCCTGCTATAAGACAGAGTACCTGACTCCTGGCACGGACATTCCGTCTTCCCCTGGGCAGAGAGCAGTAAGGCACgtagacagaggaagagaggcaacaacaaccacaacaggttagtgagagagacagattgtacagagacagaaaaaaaggaggtCTGGCCTGAGAGAATAGCCAAAGCATCAGTGCCTTGTGGGGTGTAAGACGTGAGGACATGGCTCGGCGGGGGAGTGTGTGGGAGGGAGGGTGCTACCCAAGAGGATGGGGGTGCTACATACAgtaaagcatttttttcagcCAGAAAGGACTGTTTGACAGAGAGGAGAACTAAAGGCTGAATTCTAGGACAGCAACTAACTAATTATTTTCcctatcaattaatctgcccgttattttctggattaattgattgaatcatttgttctgtaaaatgtcagaacttagtgacaaatgcccatcacaaacTCATAAAGCCCAAGGTGTCATTAAACTACAatttaaaagctaaaaacaTTGACTTTATTAACATATTAGACAAAGACAATTGTCATGTTAGAACCTGAAACAAGGGAATGTTTGGAAATGATTAATCACTTatcaaaatattgttttctgcCAATCCACTGATAGTTTTAGCTTTACTGTATCCTGATGTGTTTCTCCACTGCTGCTGATGCACATTATGTCTGCCTACCCCTGTTTGATTGAGCATTAGAGTGGATGTGGCCAACTGACATACATGAAGCCAAATAAATTCAGTGTCTGGAGGCTAGTGCTCACAGAAGAAAGAATGTTAAAAGCAAACCCTGCACCAGTGCAGTGTTTATGAAATCAAACCATCTCCAGAACATGTTTGATTGGTTTTCACCTGACTCTGTCTTTCCTAAATTGCAAGACTGTGAAGACAAGGCAATGAGCAAGAGGAAAGTCAGCGCATGAGTGAGCCAACCTTTGGGTAAAAGAGTGGGCAAAGGCAAGAGAACCCCCAAGGACTGCTAACAGCGAAACAGCTGAGCTCATGGAGAGACAAAGAGCACAGATGGGCTAATACCTGAATGAAGGCCTCCATATTGCCGTTAAACAGCTTACGGTTAAAAATGGAGCAAGGTCTAGACTTCCGCATTCTCTGGGGTTTAGGGGGAAGAGTGGGGGCCTGGGGAGATGGTGGGGGGTGTATGattggtaaatggtaaatatgAATTATAATGCAATTGGTATAACTACAcataaaaatacttaaatttttttctaaaatgaatTTGTTGGTATGTCCTTACCACAGTAATTTGCATCTCCAAAAAACTACAATGCTTAAAtgtccagtgtgtaagatttagtggcatctaactGTGaatttgcagtttgcaaccatttgaataccactcacctcaccctccccttccaagcgtgtaggagaaactatggtggcagcgaaactcgcgaaaaactcGAACGGccatatctagagccagtgttagGTTTGCCCGTTCTGGGCTAccgtagaaacatggtggtgcaaaaTGGCAACCtgcgtggaaggggacctgctcactatttagatataaagggcttattctaagataaagaaaacacaacgattcttattttcaagtgattatacactaataaaatatactttaaatctaaatattatattccatttctgccaatagctcctcctaaatgttacacactggacctttaaaacttaaaaggaatagtttgacaatttgggaaatatgcttatttgctttctttcccaaagttagatgagaagattgataccactctcataactGTAAggtaaaatatgaagctagagccatcaatgattagcttagcttagcacaaacactggaaacagggggaaacagctagcctggctctctcaaAAGTTTTGTCTCGTTTATGAAAAActgacatgttgtggttttactatGCTAAGTTAAACTAACAGTCCGTTAGTGATAGGTTCATATTTAGAGTAATATcacgagagtggtatccatcttctaatctaactcttggcaagaaagtgaataagcatatttctccaaatgtcaaacttttcctttaaattgaCCCTTAGGCAGGGCTGCTGTAGCAAACTTTATCAAAGTCAGTGATAATGACTACAGGGAATTATCACACACAACATTCAATAAAGATTTGATTGCATTTAATGAGATGTACCATAGATCAAAAGTCAAACCCTTGTATACAATTAGTCATGAACCTGCGTTGTCaatatttgttaattttctGCTCACTGATTTGTTTATAAATAGAACAACAGCCGGACATTATCCATCTCTCTGGCATTTCATTTCTTAGTCTTAACATAACTTTATAGATTAAAACCTACAACTCTGAGCACCACCTTCTCTAATCAGGATAAAACCCTTTGTTCAACAAATAAGAGAAAAACTCCTATTCCCACACTGTGATCTCATTCCTGCCACATCCAGGGACAGAGGTAGGATTTTACACAGCATCGCCTACTTTATTCACCCTCTTGTCACTGGACATCTTACCTTGTTGTTCCATATTCAGCCCTCTCCcctaaaagaaaacacagcagagaatgAGACTAAATTAGTATACGCTAGTTTTACAATCACAGAAGTTAGCTGTACGGTTGAGTGCTGGCCGACTATACAGGGCTGGCAGATGGAGACGGAAAGGGGTGTTATGAGAAAACAGGCCTCTATTCAGCCAGACTCAATGGGGTGAGCGCCATGGCTGCATTTGACTCACGGCCAGGCAGCGGTCATTCAGCGGTCGCCCTAGAAACGGCACAAGAGCCCCAGAAGGGGATGGCCTGTCTATTCGCTCTGCAAAGTGAAAATGTATCCAGGGGCAACAAGAGTGGGAGCTGATTTGTAcagtgtgatgatgatgatttcatGATATCTGCaccacatttgcacacacacacacacacacacatctcaatgTACGCAAACAAATTAAGGCCTCACTTTGATCAGTcaatcagaaatgtttgttCAAGGATCACGTCATGTGTAAAGCAGCTTCCAGCACAACCATACTTTATGTCAAACATACATCATTCCTACCCTAAAGCAGACATTTGCATGAGTCTGAAGTAGAAACACAATGGCATGGAACATTTTATTCACTCCTTTGGCTGAGGTTAATGCATATTAAAAATGAAGAATATATGAACAAAGTATGACAAGAAATACCCTTCAAGTACAGTACTACTAGTCCAGggttttttctgtcttgttttacCCCTGTAACTAATTATCTAAGTTTCCTAGGTAAAAGGTTCTGTGTGCTTTGGTAGGTGCAGCTTGAGCACAAAATAGTTCTTTGCATCTTTGTTGTAGTAAACTCTTATTCTAGTACTGATGGATGTTTTTCTATTATTGTTACTTTACCTAGTTACTAAACTTCATGTAAAAGATAGACCCCAACTACTAACACCACTTTCCACTCCACACTAATGTATAGCACAATAAGTCTTACCTTCTCCTAGCGTCTGCTTCAGAAGGTCATGCTTGGCCTGCAGTTTGACAATGAGATTGCTGCCATTCAAGTACTCCTTGTATTTCTGCAGatgaaagagataaaaaaagacacagattATTTCTAGTTATAGTGTATGTGCTCCATGCTGCAGTGCTTTTGTGCTCTCATTTGCCTGAAAACTCACAGTGAAGTAGAAGCCCTCAGTCTCTTGCTGATTGGCTCGTCTCTTAGTGATGTTTGCCTTGCTCATATAGGAGTCAGAGGAAGCTGATTTGACCGATTCTGTGGATTGGCTGTGCTGGAAGGCCTCTGACACATCAAAGTCCTCCACTGTGAGCATGTCCTGAAGGGTCTGCATGGTGGCGTCAAGGGTCTTcttcacctgacacacacatcatacaaacacatttgaaactTTAATTCGAACAGTATCCACAATTACACTATCTTTGTTATATGTAATTATATGAAATCTGTATGAAATTAATTAGGTGAGTGcaattataaaaacaacaaagaatatGTACATTAGGTAATTATACCTAATGTACATATTTCCAAATCCTTTCAGTCTCACAAACAAGCTTCATGGTGTAAACAAGCCAGCACAGTCTAAGATTATACCACTACAggccattttcacagcagtttGACAGACACACCATAAACAACAGAGTAATTAGCTTCCTAGCATGAAGCATCGTGACATGAAAGATGTCCCACCATGAGATGCAGAGAGGAAGGCAGTGTGCATTTCCATATTTACAACAGACAGGTACTGACACATATGAACTCCCTGGTGACCTTTAAACAGGTCTATGTGAGTCACATTGGCCTTGGTGACTCCAGGCCAGCAGGCCAGGGGGCAGCCCCCAGTGGAGGCAGAAGACTGGATGTGAGATGACCCCACAGGTCAGTGTCAGattaaagataaatataaatgcatttatatCCTTAAGACTGGTTGCTTGCTGTTACATGTTGGTGTGACTGTTGGCTGCCACTCCCAGTTTAAAATATAGAAAAGCCAAAGGAGGTATTAAAAAGGCCTCAGGTGCTGTAAGTAAGACAAACAGCCCTTTGATGAGTGAAAAACTGTAGGAGTGGTAATTCTTAACATGATAAGACCCTCTAACTGACTAACAGAGAAGCAGCTTTTCAaattaagtgtgtttgtgtcccatctttcttaaaggaatagttcgacattttgggaaatgcgcttattctCCATTTTGCTGGGAGATGAATGAGAAGATTCATACCTTAGCTtagaacagagccaggctagcggttTCCCCCTGTTACCAGTCTTTCtaccaagctaagctaaccagctgctggttgtagctttatatttaacggacagatatgagagttgtATTGATCTATTCATCTAACGGTctgtaaaaaagcaaataagcgccATGCTCTAAATGTCAAATTGTTAATATCAAATTGTTCCATTTTGGATCATAGAAAGCCCCAAATCTGTAAAGACTCTTTCTCAAACACTTCAATGTCTGTTAACATCGTGTCCTGTTACAGACACATATAAAGCAGCAGATCTTGCATCTTTAAGATATCTTCTAGCTCTACTACATATGGTCGCACTTGATTGGTATTTTGAACAATGAAACATTCATTTCCTGCCACCGCATTTTGCAGTAACCTGATGATATGCAATGGCATCCGCACATCATGATACTTTGtagcatacattttttttttttttttacacacacacacacacacacacatgtatgtatgtatatatatatatatatatatacatatatatacatatacatacatatatatacatacatatatatacatacatatatatatacacatatatatatatatacatatatatatatatatatatatatatatacacaaatatacacatacatatatatatacacatatatacacatacatatatatatacacatatatatacattcatatatatatacacatatacatacatacatatatatatacacatatacatacatacatatacatatacacatatatatacatacatatacatatatatatatatacatatatatatatatatatatatatatatatatatatacatatatatatatatatatatatatatatatatatacatatatatacatacatatatatatatatatacatacatacatatatatatatatatatatacatatatatatatatatacatacatacatatatatatatatatatatatatatatatatatatatatacatacatatatatatatatatacatacatacatatatatatacatacatatatatatatacatatacatacatatatatatatatatatatacatatatatatatatatatatatatatatacatatatatatatatatatatatatacatatacatatatatatatatatatatatatatatatatatatatatatatatatatatatatatatatatatatatatatatatatatatatatatatatatatatatatatatatatatatatacatacatatatatatatatatatacatatatatatatatacatacatacatacatatatatatatatatatatatatatatatatatacatatatatatatatatatatatacatacatatatatatatatatatatatacatatatatatatatatatatatatatatatatacatatatatatatatatatacatacatatatacatatatatatatatatatatatatatatacatatccaTATCCATATtttctatacatatatatatacatgatATATCCCATATTGGGCCTTATATATGGACAGTGGccaatatatacacacatacaaggaCAGACATACCATTCATATACATTCATACAATACGGGCAATAGTTatcaatacatacatacatgtctatacccGGTATAGccgagaacccggagagaataCGGTAATacgggaggacatgcagactccacccataGATATTGTGTGATAtggtatatatataatatatatatatatatatatatataggcatatacatatatatatatatatatatatatatatatatatatatatatatatatatatatatatatatatatatatatatatatatatatacatatatatatatatatatatatacatatatatatatatatacatacatatatatatatatatatatatatatatatacatatatatatatatatacatatatatatatatatatacatatatatatatatatatatatatatatatatatatatatatacatatatatatatatatacatatatatatatatatatatacatatatatatatatatatatatatatatatatatatatacatatatatatatatatatatatacatatatatatatatatatatatatatatatatatatatatatatatatatatatatatatatatatatatatatatatatacatacatatatatatatatatatatatatatacatatatatatatatatatatatacatatatatatatatatatatatatatatatatatatatatatatatatatatatatatatatatatatatatatacatatatatatatatatatatatatatatatatatatatatatatatatatatatatatatatatatatatatatatatatatatatatatatatatatatatatatatatatatatatatatatatatatatatatatatatatatatatatatatatatatatatatatatatatatatatatatatatatatatatatatatatatatatatatatatatatatatatatatatatatatatatatatatatatatatatatatatatatatatatatatatatatatatatatatatatatatatatatatatatatatatatatatatatacatatatatatatatatatatatatatatatatatatatacatatatatacatatatatacatatatatatatatatatacatatatatatatatatatatacatatatatatatatatatatatatatatatatatatatatacatatatatatatatatatatatatatatatatatatatatatatatatatatatatatatatatatatatatatatatatacatacatacatatatatatatatatatatatatacatatatatatatatatacatacatatatatatacatatatatatatatatatatatatatacatatatatatatatatatatatatatatatatatacatatatatacatatatatatatatatatatatatatatatatatatatatatatatatatatatatatatatatatatatatatatatatatatatatatatatatatatatatatatatatatatatatatatatatatatatatatatatatatatatatacatatatacatatatatatatatatatatatatatatatatatatatatatatatatatatatatatatatatatatatatatatatatatatatatatatatatatatatatatatatatatatatatatatatatatatatatatatatatatatatatatatatatatatatatatatatatatatatatatatatatatatatatatatatatatatatatatatatatatatatatatatatatatatatatacatatatatatatatatatatatatatatatatatatatatatatatatatatatatatatatatatatatatatatatatatatatatatatatatatatacatatatatatatatatatatatatatatatatatatatatatatatatatatatacatatatatatatatatatatatatatatatatatatatatatatatatacatatacatatatatatatatatatatatatacatatatatatatatatatatatatatatatatatatatatatatatacatatatatatatatatatatatatatatatatatatatatacatatatatatatatatatatatatacatacatatatatatatatatatatatatatatatatatatatatatatatatatatatatatatatatatatatatatatatatatatatatatatatatatatatatatatatatatatatatatatatatatatatatatatatatatatatatatatatatatatatatatatatatatatatatatatatatatatatatatatatatatatatacatatatatatatatatatatatatatatatatatatatatatatatatatatatatatatatatatatatatatatatatatatatatatatatatatatatatatatatatatatatatatatatatatatatatatatatatatatatatatatatatatatatatatatatatatatatatatatatatatatatatatatatatatatatatatatatatatatatatatatatatatatatatatatatatatatatatatatatatatatatatatatatatatatatatatatatatatatatatatatatatatatatatatatatatatatatatatatatatatatatatatatatatatatatatatatatat
It contains:
- the LOC122862672 gene encoding SLIT-ROBO Rho GTPase-activating protein 3-like isoform X3, giving the protein MSSHAKVKKDKEIIAEYETQVKEIRNQLVEQFRCLEQQSESRLQLLQDLQEFFRRKAELQLEYSRGLDKLAERYSAKIRTSREHQHFKKDHNLLSTVNCWYLVLDQTRRESRDHATLSDIYNNNVIVRLAHVGEDVIRLFKKSKDIGVQMHEELVKVTNELYTVMKTYHMYHTESLSAESKLKEAEKQEEKHIGKANDISSSLLRYGHDERPQRRSSVKKMEKMKEKRQAKYSENKLKCTKARNDYLLNLAATNALVAKYYIHDVSDMIDCCDLGYHASLARTLRTYLSAEYSLETSRHEGLDLLEGAVDAMDIRGDKLKFMDTHSQIFCPPARFDYQPHMGDEVCQVSAQQPVQTELLMRHHQLQSRLATLKIENEEVKKTLDATMQTLQDMLTVEDFDVSEAFQHSQSTESVKSASSDSYMSKANITKRRANQQETEGFYFTKYKEYLNGSNLIVKLQAKHDLLKQTLGEGERAEYGTTRPPLFPLNPRECGSLDLAPFLTVSCLTAIWRPSFRGRRNVRARSQDSGQPIPVVVESCVRYINLYGLQQQGIFRVPGSQVEVNDIKNAFERGEDPLVDDQSDHDINSVAGVLKLYFRGLENPLFPKERFLDLMSTTKLDSGPERAHHLQQIIVTLQRPVIIVMRYLFAFLNHLSQYSDENMMDPYNLAICFGPTLMPIPDEQDPVSCQAHVNEVIKTIIIHHEAIFPTQRELEGPVYEKCMAGGEEYCESPHSEPGALDEVDNGTGPNTSDEELEQIEAIAKFDYVGRSPRELSFKKGASLLLYLRASEDWWEGRHNGVDGLIPHQYIVVQDMDDAFSDNIQRTDSEASSVPHHDERASTRNDHQSPCEHTPEHRFGAALGRWD